One part of the Hippoglossus hippoglossus isolate fHipHip1 chromosome 11, fHipHip1.pri, whole genome shotgun sequence genome encodes these proteins:
- the LOC117770950 gene encoding nucleolar protein dao-5-like isoform X2 → MDVSTRDPPSAEPHDTAGKDSPSSEDFVPLAQPLKSRNTSDHSSSDDEPLIKKKTNLAAKNPVIKENTSRSKSTTNNADLDPNDSSDNEPLIKIAKTVSPKKSVDTEKKASDHSSDDEPLMKMKTKKPGKKENTSSRSNGTKKNAASDHSSDDEQLIKMKTKFASAKKSGKKENASSRSNDPNSNNTDDGSDNEPVNKIAKVSSKAAKKPPKRSVKTKEKEAASADDGSLDDEPLTETAKKLKSRRQPKRSSRKESPVMKSQRMAARKIVKYAESSSNSSEDEPLAAITRKRTKAAPANDKKTKSKQTDKSPKDSSSSDSSSDDDDEPLANLKANKKKNTKRTSAPRGAASKKRRELMNESSDDEPLISLVKKNHTDEESKTESKTQRNTTPRKMSVSGSSSDGSDDDPLITAAKHPQVTKLLKIILERCDGDAAGPTGSLNQTTTETVAAEGSPSKEESEGSKESSGEE, encoded by the exons ATGGACGTTAGCACACGCGACCCGCCCAGCGCCGAGCCACACGACACCGCAG GAAAGGACAGCCCCAGCTCTGAGGACTTTGTACCTCTTGCCCAACCCCTGAAAAGCCGTAACA CTTCTGATCACTCCTCCTCCGACGACGAGCCGCTCatcaagaagaaaacaaacctgGCTGCTAAAAACcctgtgataaaagaaaacacatccaGATCCAAAAGCACAACAAATAATGCAG ATCTGGACCCAAACGACAGCTCTGACAACGAGCCTCTCATTAAAATCGCCAAAACTGTGTCTCCTAAAAAATCTGTTGATACAGAGAAGAAAG CTTCTGATCACTCCTCAGATGACGAGccgctgatgaagatgaaaacaaagaaaccagggaaaaaagaaaacacatcttcCAGATCTAATGGCACAAAAAAGAATGCAG CGTCTGATCACTCCTCAGACGACGAGCAGCTGAtcaagatgaaaacaaagtttgCATCTGCTAAGAAATCAGGGAAAAAGGAAAACGCATCATCCAGATCTAATGACCCAAACAGCAACAATACAG ACGACGGCTCTGACAATGAGCCTGTGAATAAAATCGCCAAAGTGTCTTCGAAAGCTGCAAAGAAGCCTCCGAAAAGATCTgttaaaacaaaggaaaaag AAGCAGCATCCGCGGACGATGGTAGTTTGGATGATGAGCCTCTGACTGAAACTGCCAAGAAACTTAAATCCAGACGTCAGCCAAAAAGATCGTCTAGAAAAGAAAGCCCGGTCATGAAATCCCAAAGGATGGCAGCGAGGAAAATAG ttaAATATGCAGAGTCATCCAGCAACagctcagaggatgaaccacTGGCAGCAATAACAAGGAAGAGGACAAAGGCTGCACCAGCAAACGACaagaaaactaaatcaaaacagacagacaaatcaCCAAAAG ACTCTTCATCCTCAGACAGCAGCTCGGACGATGATGACGAGCCCTTGGCGAACCTTAAAGCcaataagaagaaaaacacaaagaggacaTCTGCACCGCGAGGTGCTGCCTCCAAAAAGAGACGAG AACTGATGAATGAAAGCTCAGACGATGAACCCTTGATAAGCCTTGTGaaaaagaaccacacagacgaAGAGAGCAAAACAGAATCTAAGACTCAGAGGAACACAACGCCAAGAAAGATGAGTGTGTCAG GGTCATCAAGTGACGGTTCTGATGACGACCCCTTAATCACAGCAGCTAAACACCCTCAGGTGACCAAACTCCTGAAAATAATACTGGAGAGGTGTGACGGTGACGCCGCTGGACCAACGGGAAGCTTGAACCAAACCACAACAG AAACAGTGGCCGCTGAAGGGAGTCCTTCAAAGGAAGAATCAGAGGGTTCAAAGGAATCATCAGGAGAAGAATAA
- the LOC117770950 gene encoding nucleolar protein dao-5-like isoform X4 — protein MDVSTRDPPSAEPHDTAASDHSSSDDEPLIKKKTNLAAKNPVIKENTSRSKSTTNNADLDPNDSSDNEPLIKIAKTVSPKKSVDTEKKASDHSSDDEPLMKMKTKKPGKKENTSSRSNGTKKNAASDHSSDDEQLIKMKTKFASAKKSGKKENASSRSNDPNSNNTDDGSDNEPVNKIAKVSSKAAKKPPKRSVKTKEKEAASADDGSLDDEPLTETAKKLKSRRQPKRSSRKESPVMKSQRMAARKIVKYAESSSNSSEDEPLAAITRKRTKAAPANDKKTKSKQTDKSPKDSSSSDSSSDDDDEPLANLKANKKKNTKRTSAPRGAASKKRRELMNESSDDEPLISLVKKNHTDEESKTESKTQRNTTPRKMSVSGSSSDGSDDDPLITAAKHPQVTKLLKIILERCDGDAAGPTGSLNQTTTAETVAAEGSPSKEESEGSKESSGEE, from the exons ATGGACGTTAGCACACGCGACCCGCCCAGCGCCGAGCCACACGACACCGCAG CTTCTGATCACTCCTCCTCCGACGACGAGCCGCTCatcaagaagaaaacaaacctgGCTGCTAAAAACcctgtgataaaagaaaacacatccaGATCCAAAAGCACAACAAATAATGCAG ATCTGGACCCAAACGACAGCTCTGACAACGAGCCTCTCATTAAAATCGCCAAAACTGTGTCTCCTAAAAAATCTGTTGATACAGAGAAGAAAG CTTCTGATCACTCCTCAGATGACGAGccgctgatgaagatgaaaacaaagaaaccagggaaaaaagaaaacacatcttcCAGATCTAATGGCACAAAAAAGAATGCAG CGTCTGATCACTCCTCAGACGACGAGCAGCTGAtcaagatgaaaacaaagtttgCATCTGCTAAGAAATCAGGGAAAAAGGAAAACGCATCATCCAGATCTAATGACCCAAACAGCAACAATACAG ACGACGGCTCTGACAATGAGCCTGTGAATAAAATCGCCAAAGTGTCTTCGAAAGCTGCAAAGAAGCCTCCGAAAAGATCTgttaaaacaaaggaaaaag AAGCAGCATCCGCGGACGATGGTAGTTTGGATGATGAGCCTCTGACTGAAACTGCCAAGAAACTTAAATCCAGACGTCAGCCAAAAAGATCGTCTAGAAAAGAAAGCCCGGTCATGAAATCCCAAAGGATGGCAGCGAGGAAAATAG ttaAATATGCAGAGTCATCCAGCAACagctcagaggatgaaccacTGGCAGCAATAACAAGGAAGAGGACAAAGGCTGCACCAGCAAACGACaagaaaactaaatcaaaacagacagacaaatcaCCAAAAG ACTCTTCATCCTCAGACAGCAGCTCGGACGATGATGACGAGCCCTTGGCGAACCTTAAAGCcaataagaagaaaaacacaaagaggacaTCTGCACCGCGAGGTGCTGCCTCCAAAAAGAGACGAG AACTGATGAATGAAAGCTCAGACGATGAACCCTTGATAAGCCTTGTGaaaaagaaccacacagacgaAGAGAGCAAAACAGAATCTAAGACTCAGAGGAACACAACGCCAAGAAAGATGAGTGTGTCAG GGTCATCAAGTGACGGTTCTGATGACGACCCCTTAATCACAGCAGCTAAACACCCTCAGGTGACCAAACTCCTGAAAATAATACTGGAGAGGTGTGACGGTGACGCCGCTGGACCAACGGGAAGCTTGAACCAAACCACAACAG CAGAAACAGTGGCCGCTGAAGGGAGTCCTTCAAAGGAAGAATCAGAGGGTTCAAAGGAATCATCAGGAGAAGAATAA
- the LOC117770950 gene encoding nucleolar protein dao-5-like isoform X3, with amino-acid sequence MDVSTRDPPSAEPHDTAGKDSPSSEDFVPLAQPLKSRNTSDHSSSDDEPLIKKKTNLAAKNPVIKENTSRSKSTTNNADLDPNDSSDNEPLIKIAKTVSPKKSVDTEKKASDHSSDDEPLMKMKTKKPGKKENTSSRSNGTKKNAASDHSSDDEQLIKMKTKFASAKKSGKKENASSRSNDPNSNNTDDGSDNEPVNKIAKVSSKAAKKPPKRSVKTKEKEAASADDGSLDDEPLTETAKKLKSRRQPKRSSRKESPVMKSQRMAARKIVKYAESSSNSSEDEPLAAITRKRTKAAPANDKKTKSKQTDKSPKDSSSDDDDEPLANLKANKKKNTKRTSAPRGAASKKRRELMNESSDDEPLISLVKKNHTDEESKTESKTQRNTTPRKMSVSGSSSDGSDDDPLITAAKHPQVTKLLKIILERCDGDAAGPTGSLNQTTTAETVAAEGSPSKEESEGSKESSGEE; translated from the exons ATGGACGTTAGCACACGCGACCCGCCCAGCGCCGAGCCACACGACACCGCAG GAAAGGACAGCCCCAGCTCTGAGGACTTTGTACCTCTTGCCCAACCCCTGAAAAGCCGTAACA CTTCTGATCACTCCTCCTCCGACGACGAGCCGCTCatcaagaagaaaacaaacctgGCTGCTAAAAACcctgtgataaaagaaaacacatccaGATCCAAAAGCACAACAAATAATGCAG ATCTGGACCCAAACGACAGCTCTGACAACGAGCCTCTCATTAAAATCGCCAAAACTGTGTCTCCTAAAAAATCTGTTGATACAGAGAAGAAAG CTTCTGATCACTCCTCAGATGACGAGccgctgatgaagatgaaaacaaagaaaccagggaaaaaagaaaacacatcttcCAGATCTAATGGCACAAAAAAGAATGCAG CGTCTGATCACTCCTCAGACGACGAGCAGCTGAtcaagatgaaaacaaagtttgCATCTGCTAAGAAATCAGGGAAAAAGGAAAACGCATCATCCAGATCTAATGACCCAAACAGCAACAATACAG ACGACGGCTCTGACAATGAGCCTGTGAATAAAATCGCCAAAGTGTCTTCGAAAGCTGCAAAGAAGCCTCCGAAAAGATCTgttaaaacaaaggaaaaag AAGCAGCATCCGCGGACGATGGTAGTTTGGATGATGAGCCTCTGACTGAAACTGCCAAGAAACTTAAATCCAGACGTCAGCCAAAAAGATCGTCTAGAAAAGAAAGCCCGGTCATGAAATCCCAAAGGATGGCAGCGAGGAAAATAG ttaAATATGCAGAGTCATCCAGCAACagctcagaggatgaaccacTGGCAGCAATAACAAGGAAGAGGACAAAGGCTGCACCAGCAAACGACaagaaaactaaatcaaaacagacagacaaatcaCCAAAAG ACAGCAGCTCGGACGATGATGACGAGCCCTTGGCGAACCTTAAAGCcaataagaagaaaaacacaaagaggacaTCTGCACCGCGAGGTGCTGCCTCCAAAAAGAGACGAG AACTGATGAATGAAAGCTCAGACGATGAACCCTTGATAAGCCTTGTGaaaaagaaccacacagacgaAGAGAGCAAAACAGAATCTAAGACTCAGAGGAACACAACGCCAAGAAAGATGAGTGTGTCAG GGTCATCAAGTGACGGTTCTGATGACGACCCCTTAATCACAGCAGCTAAACACCCTCAGGTGACCAAACTCCTGAAAATAATACTGGAGAGGTGTGACGGTGACGCCGCTGGACCAACGGGAAGCTTGAACCAAACCACAACAG CAGAAACAGTGGCCGCTGAAGGGAGTCCTTCAAAGGAAGAATCAGAGGGTTCAAAGGAATCATCAGGAGAAGAATAA
- the LOC117770950 gene encoding nucleolar protein dao-5-like isoform X1 encodes MDVSTRDPPSAEPHDTAGKDSPSSEDFVPLAQPLKSRNTSDHSSSDDEPLIKKKTNLAAKNPVIKENTSRSKSTTNNADLDPNDSSDNEPLIKIAKTVSPKKSVDTEKKASDHSSDDEPLMKMKTKKPGKKENTSSRSNGTKKNAASDHSSDDEQLIKMKTKFASAKKSGKKENASSRSNDPNSNNTDDGSDNEPVNKIAKVSSKAAKKPPKRSVKTKEKEAASADDGSLDDEPLTETAKKLKSRRQPKRSSRKESPVMKSQRMAARKIVKYAESSSNSSEDEPLAAITRKRTKAAPANDKKTKSKQTDKSPKDSSSSDSSSDDDDEPLANLKANKKKNTKRTSAPRGAASKKRRELMNESSDDEPLISLVKKNHTDEESKTESKTQRNTTPRKMSVSGSSSDGSDDDPLITAAKHPQVTKLLKIILERCDGDAAGPTGSLNQTTTAETVAAEGSPSKEESEGSKESSGEE; translated from the exons ATGGACGTTAGCACACGCGACCCGCCCAGCGCCGAGCCACACGACACCGCAG GAAAGGACAGCCCCAGCTCTGAGGACTTTGTACCTCTTGCCCAACCCCTGAAAAGCCGTAACA CTTCTGATCACTCCTCCTCCGACGACGAGCCGCTCatcaagaagaaaacaaacctgGCTGCTAAAAACcctgtgataaaagaaaacacatccaGATCCAAAAGCACAACAAATAATGCAG ATCTGGACCCAAACGACAGCTCTGACAACGAGCCTCTCATTAAAATCGCCAAAACTGTGTCTCCTAAAAAATCTGTTGATACAGAGAAGAAAG CTTCTGATCACTCCTCAGATGACGAGccgctgatgaagatgaaaacaaagaaaccagggaaaaaagaaaacacatcttcCAGATCTAATGGCACAAAAAAGAATGCAG CGTCTGATCACTCCTCAGACGACGAGCAGCTGAtcaagatgaaaacaaagtttgCATCTGCTAAGAAATCAGGGAAAAAGGAAAACGCATCATCCAGATCTAATGACCCAAACAGCAACAATACAG ACGACGGCTCTGACAATGAGCCTGTGAATAAAATCGCCAAAGTGTCTTCGAAAGCTGCAAAGAAGCCTCCGAAAAGATCTgttaaaacaaaggaaaaag AAGCAGCATCCGCGGACGATGGTAGTTTGGATGATGAGCCTCTGACTGAAACTGCCAAGAAACTTAAATCCAGACGTCAGCCAAAAAGATCGTCTAGAAAAGAAAGCCCGGTCATGAAATCCCAAAGGATGGCAGCGAGGAAAATAG ttaAATATGCAGAGTCATCCAGCAACagctcagaggatgaaccacTGGCAGCAATAACAAGGAAGAGGACAAAGGCTGCACCAGCAAACGACaagaaaactaaatcaaaacagacagacaaatcaCCAAAAG ACTCTTCATCCTCAGACAGCAGCTCGGACGATGATGACGAGCCCTTGGCGAACCTTAAAGCcaataagaagaaaaacacaaagaggacaTCTGCACCGCGAGGTGCTGCCTCCAAAAAGAGACGAG AACTGATGAATGAAAGCTCAGACGATGAACCCTTGATAAGCCTTGTGaaaaagaaccacacagacgaAGAGAGCAAAACAGAATCTAAGACTCAGAGGAACACAACGCCAAGAAAGATGAGTGTGTCAG GGTCATCAAGTGACGGTTCTGATGACGACCCCTTAATCACAGCAGCTAAACACCCTCAGGTGACCAAACTCCTGAAAATAATACTGGAGAGGTGTGACGGTGACGCCGCTGGACCAACGGGAAGCTTGAACCAAACCACAACAG CAGAAACAGTGGCCGCTGAAGGGAGTCCTTCAAAGGAAGAATCAGAGGGTTCAAAGGAATCATCAGGAGAAGAATAA
- the LOC117770950 gene encoding nucleolar protein dao-5-like isoform X5 encodes MDVSTRDPPSAEPHDTAASDHSSDDEPLMKMKTKKPGKKENTSSRSNGTKKNAASDHSSDDEQLIKMKTKFASAKKSGKKENASSRSNDPNSNNTDDGSDNEPVNKIAKVSSKAAKKPPKRSVKTKEKEAASADDGSLDDEPLTETAKKLKSRRQPKRSSRKESPVMKSQRMAARKIVKYAESSSNSSEDEPLAAITRKRTKAAPANDKKTKSKQTDKSPKDSSSSDSSSDDDDEPLANLKANKKKNTKRTSAPRGAASKKRRELMNESSDDEPLISLVKKNHTDEESKTESKTQRNTTPRKMSVSGSSSDGSDDDPLITAAKHPQVTKLLKIILERCDGDAAGPTGSLNQTTTAETVAAEGSPSKEESEGSKESSGEE; translated from the exons ATGGACGTTAGCACACGCGACCCGCCCAGCGCCGAGCCACACGACACCGCAG CTTCTGATCACTCCTCAGATGACGAGccgctgatgaagatgaaaacaaagaaaccagggaaaaaagaaaacacatcttcCAGATCTAATGGCACAAAAAAGAATGCAG CGTCTGATCACTCCTCAGACGACGAGCAGCTGAtcaagatgaaaacaaagtttgCATCTGCTAAGAAATCAGGGAAAAAGGAAAACGCATCATCCAGATCTAATGACCCAAACAGCAACAATACAG ACGACGGCTCTGACAATGAGCCTGTGAATAAAATCGCCAAAGTGTCTTCGAAAGCTGCAAAGAAGCCTCCGAAAAGATCTgttaaaacaaaggaaaaag AAGCAGCATCCGCGGACGATGGTAGTTTGGATGATGAGCCTCTGACTGAAACTGCCAAGAAACTTAAATCCAGACGTCAGCCAAAAAGATCGTCTAGAAAAGAAAGCCCGGTCATGAAATCCCAAAGGATGGCAGCGAGGAAAATAG ttaAATATGCAGAGTCATCCAGCAACagctcagaggatgaaccacTGGCAGCAATAACAAGGAAGAGGACAAAGGCTGCACCAGCAAACGACaagaaaactaaatcaaaacagacagacaaatcaCCAAAAG ACTCTTCATCCTCAGACAGCAGCTCGGACGATGATGACGAGCCCTTGGCGAACCTTAAAGCcaataagaagaaaaacacaaagaggacaTCTGCACCGCGAGGTGCTGCCTCCAAAAAGAGACGAG AACTGATGAATGAAAGCTCAGACGATGAACCCTTGATAAGCCTTGTGaaaaagaaccacacagacgaAGAGAGCAAAACAGAATCTAAGACTCAGAGGAACACAACGCCAAGAAAGATGAGTGTGTCAG GGTCATCAAGTGACGGTTCTGATGACGACCCCTTAATCACAGCAGCTAAACACCCTCAGGTGACCAAACTCCTGAAAATAATACTGGAGAGGTGTGACGGTGACGCCGCTGGACCAACGGGAAGCTTGAACCAAACCACAACAG CAGAAACAGTGGCCGCTGAAGGGAGTCCTTCAAAGGAAGAATCAGAGGGTTCAAAGGAATCATCAGGAGAAGAATAA